The Hypnocyclicus thermotrophus nucleotide sequence TATTAATAAAAATTTGAAATATATAGAAAACAAAGAGTTTATGAATGAAGTAAAAAAAACATTTATAAATATAATGGAACTTAGTAAAGATATTCAAAAAAGAGTGATTAAAATAAAAAAAAATTTAAATGTAAAAGAAGCTAAAAAAATAGGATTTCAAGGAAGTGAAGGTTCTTTTAGTCATGAAGCTTTATTAAAATACTTTAAAAATTATGAGGAAATAAAAAAATATCCTAGTTTTGAAGAAGTTTTTAAAGCAATTAATAAAAGAGATATAGAGTATGGAATAGTTCCAATAGATAATTCTTCTACAGGAGAGATAACAGATACATATGATCTTATTAGAAAATATGGTTTATATATAGTAGGGGAGATAGCTATAAAAATAGAACAAAATTTACTTGGGATATCTGGAGCAAAACTCGAAAATATTAAAGAAATTTATTCTCATCCTCAAGGATTTCAACAAAGTAGAGAATTTTTAGATGAACATAAAGATATAAAATTAGTGTCATTTCCAAATACAGCACTTAGCGCACAATATATAAAAGAGCAAAATGATAAATCAAAAGGTGCTATTGCTAGTATTAGAGCAAAAGAAGAGTATGGATTAGAGATAATAGTGCCAAGTATAAATTCTAATAAAAATAACTATACAAGATTTGTTATAGTAGGAGAAAATTTTGAAAAAAGTATTGAAAATAATAAAATAAGCATAATTGTATCAACTCCACATAAAACAGGAGGATTATATAAATTTATTAAAAAATTTGCTGACAATAATCTAAATATGTTAAGTATTAAATCAAGACCTATTCAAGATAGACCATGGGAATATTTCTTTTATATTGATTTTGAAGGAAATTTAGAAGATGAAAATGTAAAAGATACATTAGAATATTTTAAAAAAGAGAGTGGATATTTTAAATTTTTAGGTAATTATAAAAAAGATGATAATATTTTATAGGGGGAAATTATGTCATATGGATTATTAGGAGAAAAGCTTGGACATAGTTATTCAAAAATTATACATGAAGATTTTTATAAGATACAAAATCTCAATTATTTATATGAATTGATTGAGATAAAAAAAGAAAATTTAAAAGAGATAGAAAAAAAAATAAGAAGCAAACAATTATCAGGTGTAAATATAACTATTCCATATAAAACAGAATTTATAAAATATTTAGATATTATAAGTGAAAATGCAAAAGCTATTGGTGCAGTTAATACAATATATTTAAAAAATGGAAAACTTATTGGAGATAATACAGATTATTATGGATTTAAAATGACGTTAGAATATAATAATATTAATTGTAAAGATAAAAATGTATATATTTTAGGAAGTGGAGGTTCTGCTAGAGCAATACTTAAATGTATATTAGACCTTGGAGGAAAAGTATTTATAGTTAGTAGAAATAAAAATAAAGCAGAAGAAAAATTTAAAGATAGTTTTAAAAAGATTAATTATTTAGATTACTCTCAATTAAAAGATATAGATAAAGATGATAATATTCTAATAAATTGTACACCAATAGGAATGTATCCTAAAGTAGAAGACTCACCTATAGAAAAAGAGATAATAAAAAATTTTAAAGCAGTAATAGATATTATTTATAATCCTGAAACTACAAAATTATTAAAATACGCAAAAGAAAAAAATATAAAATATGTAAATGGCCTTTTTATGCTTGTAGCACAGGCAATAAAAGCAGAAGAATTTTGGGGAAATATAGAAGAAAATTTATTTGAAATAATAGAAAAAATATATTTTAAGTTGAAACTACAATTATATAAAAATAATATAGTGCTTATAGGTATGCCAGGTTCAGGAAAAACAAGTTTTGGTAAGCGTATATCAGAAAAACTAAATAGAAAATTTGTTGATTTAGATGAAGAAATAGAAAAAGTTAAAAATATGAGTATTTCTCAAATTTTTGAAAAGTATGGGGAAAAAAAATTTAGAGAAATTGAAAGTGAAATAACACAAAAATTTTCAAAACAAAAAGATTTAATAATATCTACTGGTGGTGGAATTATTAAAAATAATAAAAATATTGAAGCTCTAAAAGAAAATGGAATAATTATTTTTATTGATAGATCTTTAGAAAACTTAATAAATGATATAGATGTAAAGCATAGACCGTTATTAAAAAATAATGTAGAACATATAAAAATACTTTATAATGAAAGATACTCGATTTATAATAAAGCAGCCGATATAATAGTTAAAAATAATACTAATTTTAATAATGTATTAGAAAAAATTTTAAATAATATTGTAATCTAGATAATTCTAGATTACTTTTTTTATATATGATATAATATGAGAAAAAGAAAGGTAATATAGAATGAATAAATTAAGTAACAGATTGTTAGCAATATTTGCATGT carries:
- a CDS encoding chorismate mutase, translated to MDLNKLRNEIDEIDKKIVELIERRYEIAIDIAKYKEKNNIPIYNEIREKEVINKNLKYIENKEFMNEVKKTFINIMELSKDIQKRVIKIKKNLNVKEAKKIGFQGSEGSFSHEALLKYFKNYEEIKKYPSFEEVFKAINKRDIEYGIVPIDNSSTGEITDTYDLIRKYGLYIVGEIAIKIEQNLLGISGAKLENIKEIYSHPQGFQQSREFLDEHKDIKLVSFPNTALSAQYIKEQNDKSKGAIASIRAKEEYGLEIIVPSINSNKNNYTRFVIVGENFEKSIENNKISIIVSTPHKTGGLYKFIKKFADNNLNMLSIKSRPIQDRPWEYFFYIDFEGNLEDENVKDTLEYFKKESGYFKFLGNYKKDDNIL
- the aroE gene encoding shikimate dehydrogenase, yielding MSYGLLGEKLGHSYSKIIHEDFYKIQNLNYLYELIEIKKENLKEIEKKIRSKQLSGVNITIPYKTEFIKYLDIISENAKAIGAVNTIYLKNGKLIGDNTDYYGFKMTLEYNNINCKDKNVYILGSGGSARAILKCILDLGGKVFIVSRNKNKAEEKFKDSFKKINYLDYSQLKDIDKDDNILINCTPIGMYPKVEDSPIEKEIIKNFKAVIDIIYNPETTKLLKYAKEKNIKYVNGLFMLVAQAIKAEEFWGNIEENLFEIIEKIYFKLKLQLYKNNIVLIGMPGSGKTSFGKRISEKLNRKFVDLDEEIEKVKNMSISQIFEKYGEKKFREIESEITQKFSKQKDLIISTGGGIIKNNKNIEALKENGIIIFIDRSLENLINDIDVKHRPLLKNNVEHIKILYNERYSIYNKAADIIVKNNTNFNNVLEKILNNIVI